GGCTTATGCTTTCCAATTTGTAATTGTTGCAATGTCCATTTCATAATAAATCACCTCTTGGGCAACAAAAGTAATTATAGACTTACGCTATTTGTTTGTCAACCTTTTTTCTTTACACAGTTTTGTCTATAATATAGGGTAATTACCCTATATTAATACATAGATAGGCAAGTCCATTTCTTTCTGTGTGCATAGGTTCTATTGTAGCATGTTGTAAGAGTCGAGTAAAGCAAGCAAGTTAGATTACAGAAATGAGGGATAACATGAAGTCCGTTGGAGTCGTTGTAGAGTACAATCCGTTACATAATGGCCACAGTTATCACATTAATGAAGCCAAGCGCCAAACCGGAGCAGATGTAGTCATCGCTGTTATGAGTGGGTACTTCCTACAAAGAGGTGAACCCGCGTTTGTTTCAAAATGGGAACGAACAGCGATGGCTCTTGATGCGGGAGTCGATCTCGTTGTCGAACTTCCATATATTTATTCAACACAAAAAGCACAATATTTTGCTGAAGGTGCGATTGAAGTTTTATCTTCTCTTCAAGTCAATTATTTGAACTTTGGAAGTGAAGTAGGTGACATTGACCCTTTTAATAAATTAATGTCTTTTATGAACCAAAATCAAGATCAGTGGGATTCTCTTGTTAAATCTTATATGGAAACAGGTTGTAGTTACCCTAAAGCAACAACGCAAGCTTTTCATCAGTTGGCCCCTAAGGACACCATGCTTTCTTTGACTGAACCGAACAATATTCTTGGATATCATTATATGAGAGCCATCTGTGACCTCCGTGTGTCTATGCTTGCAACCACTACAAAACGCACAGTTGCTCAGTATCATGATGAATCCGTTACACCTGAATCGATTGCCAGCGCGACGAGCATTCGAAAGTCGATCACAACAGATAAGACGATTGACTCGATTCAGCATGTCGTCCCTAAAAACACCTATACACAGCTCGTAAAATATAAACAGACGTACGGTACCTACCATACGTGGAATCTATATTTTCCACTGCTACAATATGAAATCATTAGGAGCACACCCGAACAACTGCGAAACATTTATGAATGTGAGGAAGGGCTTGAATACAGATTAAAAGATACGATCACCCAAGCCTCAAACTTCCAAGAGTGGATGACAAAATTAAAAACGAAGCGTTACACATGGACCAGATTACAAAGACTTGCCACACACATCTTAACTAATACACAAAAAGATGAGATGAACCAGCTAATGAAAGGGCCGCTTCCATATATTCGCTTACTAGGAATGAACGAGAAAGGTCAGTCATATTTAAGTCAAATAAAAAAAACATTACCCTGTCCTCTGATCAGTCGTTTTGCTAAAGCGAGTGGGCCGATGGCAGACGTTGATGAACGTGTCTCGAAAATCTATGCAACGCCACTTATCCCAACGCTCGGTGCAGAGATTTTAAAACGTGAATTCACGATGACCCCTATACGTCATAATCATCATTGAAAAAAAGAAGCTTCAACGTCGATGACTGAAGCTTCTTTTTCTACTATTATAAAGATTCGAGGAACGCAACGGCATCTTCAAAACGATCAATCGGAATGATCAACATGTC
Above is a genomic segment from Bacillus sp. FJAT-45037 containing:
- a CDS encoding nucleotidyltransferase, whose protein sequence is MKSVGVVVEYNPLHNGHSYHINEAKRQTGADVVIAVMSGYFLQRGEPAFVSKWERTAMALDAGVDLVVELPYIYSTQKAQYFAEGAIEVLSSLQVNYLNFGSEVGDIDPFNKLMSFMNQNQDQWDSLVKSYMETGCSYPKATTQAFHQLAPKDTMLSLTEPNNILGYHYMRAICDLRVSMLATTTKRTVAQYHDESVTPESIASATSIRKSITTDKTIDSIQHVVPKNTYTQLVKYKQTYGTYHTWNLYFPLLQYEIIRSTPEQLRNIYECEEGLEYRLKDTITQASNFQEWMTKLKTKRYTWTRLQRLATHILTNTQKDEMNQLMKGPLPYIRLLGMNEKGQSYLSQIKKTLPCPLISRFAKASGPMADVDERVSKIYATPLIPTLGAEILKREFTMTPIRHNHH